tacatatacacattatttgtatgctaaacatgttaaaatgttctgccatgtctacattttacttatacatatacacattatttgtatgctaaacatgttaaaatgttctgccatgtctacattttacttatacatatacacattatttgtatgctaaacatgttaaaatgttctgccatgtctacattttacttatacatatacacattatttgtatgctaaacatgttaaaatgttctgccatgtctacattttacttatacatatacacattatttgtatgctaaacatgttaaaatgttctgccatgtctacattttactttatacatatacacattatttgtatgctaaacatgttaaaatgttctgccatgtctacattttacttatacatatacacattatttgtatgctaaacatgttaaaatgttctgccatgtctacattttacttatacatatacacattatttgtatgctaaacatgttaaaatgttctgccatgtctacatttttacttatacatatacacattatttgtatgctaaacatgttaaaatgttctgccatgtctacattttacttatacatatacacattatttgtatgctaaacatgttaaaatgttctgccatgtctacattttacttatacatatacacattatttgtatgctaaacatgttaaaatgttctgccatgtctacattttacttatacatatacacattatttgtatgctaaacatgtcaaaatgttctgccatgtctacattttacttatacatatacacattatttgtatgctaaacatgttaaaatgttctgccatgtctacattttacttatacatatacacattatttgtatgctaaacatgttaaaatgttctgccatgtctacattttacttatacatatacacattatttgtatgctaaacatgttaaaatgttctGCCATGTCTACAtttacttatacatatacacattatttgtatgctaaacatgttaaaatgttctgccatgtctacattttacttatacatatacacatatttgtatgctaaacatgttaaaatgttctgccatgtctacattttacttatacatatacacattatttgtatgctaaacatgttaaaatgttctgccatgtctacattttacttatacatatacacattatttgtatgctaaaacatgttaaaatgttctgccatgtctacattttacttatacatatacacattatttgtatgctaaacatgttaaaatgttctgccatgtctacattttacttattatacacattatttgtatgctaaacatgttaaaatgttctgccatgtctacattttacttatacatatacacattatttgtatgctaaacatgttaaaatgttctgccatgtctacattttacttatacatatacacattatttgtatgctaaacatgttaaaatgttctgccatgtctacattttacttatacatatatacacattatttgtatgctaaacatgttaaaatgttctgccatgtctacattttacttatacatatacacacattatttgtatgctaaacatgtcaaaatgttctgccatgtctacattttacttatacatatacacattatttgtatgctaaacatgttaaaatgttctgccatgtctacattttacttatacatatacacattatttgtatgctaaacatgttaaaatgttctgccatgtctacattttacttatacatatacacattatttgtatgctaaacatgttaaaatgttctgccatgtctacattttacttatacatatacacattatttgtatgctaaacatgttaaaatgttctgccatgtctacattttacttatacatatacacattatttgtatgctaaacatgttaaaatgttctgccatgtctacattttacttatacatatacacattatttgtatgctaaacatgttaaaatgttctgccatgtctacattttacttatacatatacacattatttgtatgctaaacatgttaaaatgttctGCCATGTCTACAGtttacttatacatatacacattatttgtatgctaaacatgttattattttctgccatgtctatatatatagtgtgtaccattgaaaaataatcccttagcacataaaaagatatataaacatCTAAAGTGAACTTACGGAGCATGTCAATTTGATGTAATTTACGACATACAACATTTACGGAATAGAAATTCACATTTGcgtaaaataaagtttaaaataaGTGTTCCTTAGAGTTttacaaagtacatgtacccTGTAACGGCATTATTGTACTTTTTAAGACAACTAAATGAATCACACCATCAATGGATGATATCGAAGTCGACATCCCACCGTGTAAACACCGTCACAGCCCTACGGTTGATTGATCTACGCTATGGTGCATTGATCATCGTGGATCTCCTGGGATCAGATGATGGTATGTgtgtgacctttgacctatatAAACATAACCTGGAGACATATGTTACTATCACCACCAGGGACATAGATTGGATACTATGATGCATTGATCATCGTGGATCTCCGATGATGGTATGTGTGTGACCTTTGGCCTATATAAACATAACCTGGAGGCATGTGTTACTATCACCACCAGGGACATAGATTGTATACTATGGTGCATTGATCATCGTGGATCTCCATGATGGTATGTgtgtgacctttgacctatatAAACATAACCTGGAGGCATGTGTTACTATCACCATCAGGGACATATATTGGATACTATGGTGCATTGATCATCGTGGATCTCCATGATGGTATGTgtgtgacctttgacctatatAAACATAACCTGGAGGCATGTGTTACTATCACCATCAGGGACATAGATTGGATACTATGATGCATTGATCATCGTGGATCTCCGATGATGGTATGTGTGTGACCTTTGGCCTATATAAACATAACCTGGAGGCATGTGTTACTATCACCATCAGGGACATAGATTGGATACTATGGTGCATTGATCATCGTGGATCTCCAATGATGGTATGTgtgtgacctttgacctatatAAACATAACCTGGAGGCATGTGTTACTATCACCATCAGGGACATAGATTGTATACTATGGTGCATTGATCATCGTGGATCTTCCTACAACGTATGTGTGACCTATATAAACATAACATGAGACAcgtgttactatttatattacCACCACGACATACCACCACATAGATTGTATACACTAGTCAGGATGTGCGAATGGATAGAGGAAACAGACTCCGACGGGAACTGTCTAAAAACCAAAAAGTACAATGGCAAATATTTTGCCAGCATCGTACCCGGCAACATCAAAGACCATTTGGAGAGGTTGGATAAGATGGAGGTCCGGGACGATGATACGTTTGTGCTATCCTATCCTAAGtcaggtatatacatgtatatccggGACGATGATACGTTTGTGCTATCCTATCCTAAGTCAGGTATATATATCCGGGACGATGATACGTTTGTGCTATCCTATCCTAAGTCAGGTATATATATCCGAGACGATGATACGTTTGTGCTATCCTATCCTAAGTCAGGTATATCAGAAACGATGATACGTTTGTGCTATCCTATCCTAAGTCTCCTATACTTCAGGCATATCTGTAGTCATCGCTCTTATTTCCAAGAGGTATACGTAGTCATCTATGTTTATAACTATAAGTAAGTCTCTAGTTTATCTGAACTGGGCCGACATAAAGAACCGTTATTTGTGCACAGATTACAgttgtttataaaattatacTGGAGAAGGGAACTAACTCTCATAAACCTATCGTGACAGCTTATCAAATTGACATTAATGCGATTTGATGGGAAAGAATTGAATTCTATATAAAAGAATAGATGCTCCGCCGGCGACACAGCATAAACAGTATTCTTTATTTGTAcgatatatgtttaattaacaaaacaaagtaatataaaataatttgatttgcttttggtgcatgcgcaatcaatacgtcattccatataggataaatattcttaatatctttatcttgaagtaaaattagaagctcaaactttttaatggtggtaatggtgtaaagtagtaacttttgtaactgaagaaaattacttattcgtctgctcttgtttttgatagagaaaaaatactagtTGTCAGCGGTAGACCATCTTTAACTGAGTATAAAACCctgaaattgtaatacatgttaGAGGAAACAAAGTTAAAGAATAAATACGTAAGCCATACGGAAGCCGAATAGGACCGAATCTCAaaaggtatatatatcaaagttGAGTTGtacaacaaaatcaataaaatgaaataaagaaaatctcTTTAAATTGTTACGATCTTGGTTGTTTCGAATTTGACTGTCGTAACAACAATGGTAGGAGTATTTTTGTTCACCGcacaattcatttttattttcaatggtTTCTAGTATATGGTTACTGTACAACGATACGTCTTTGTTAAAATGGTGACTTTTTGTCATTTAATCAAAATCATCACATATCCAGagacttttttttctattccagtacagttattataataAATCTTTCGCTAAATCGATATTTATAAATCAACCCCCAACGCCCGCGAgtaattcttatttttttttataaaactataTTGGAAAAAGTTAGCAGGTGCCTTTTAAATAATATCGCGAAATGTTTATTTGAGCAAATCCCAAAACTAGATACTCGAAAAAATGTATACGTTGACAGTTTCAGTACTTACGTTTAGTCCAAgtacatatactgtaaaccaagtttCTTTCGCCGCTTCTAGTGAATTCCATCtaaaaacaagttcgcgaagattaacatACGCGAGCTTAACAAATGAACGGAAATTTCTCACAAGAAAAACAGTGGATCGCAAAATTAGCGACAGTAACTCACGCAAAAAacagttgatttacagtatcaAAATCATCACATAGTCAACGCCATAGTTTTAGCCTATGATAGGATAATTGATCACACGTGCTTAACAAACTGTTTTTCTAGTCATCACCTTCTTCTGAAGCACAAtaatttgtgaattttatattagcttaagatgctccaacgctgacagagcataaacgattctcaacatttaaacaataattgctGTTTCTTCATggatgtctaattaatacaaaattaaaaaaatagtaaataataatagaaaataaattatttcgcTTTTGTTGAATTTTGCAATTAGTAATTTATTCCCTGTAGTACTTAGTGCTACGGGTTTTTCCGGGacacaatttattattttaatattttttttcaattttgaagtattaaaaataagaagctcatacatttcattggtggtaatgatgtaaaaataactttggttactgaagaaaatttttTTTGTCTGCTGATGAAGAAAACATACCATTCTACAGTGGTGCAGTAACTTTAAATACCATAAGCAGAATAAACCCGATGTAATCGTTACCAGGTGCTTCCCTTGGTTCTATGTTGTTGGCATACACTGATAGAAAGGTATTCATGTTACAGGTACTCATTGGGTCTTTACTATAGGCAGTATGCTCCGTACGGGCAAATCACAATACATGGGTTCTCCGTATTTCTTGGACTACAACGAGGTGGACTTTCTAGACAAACTACCATCACCCAGGGTGTTTGGATCCCATCTCACGTTTGATGAACTTCCTCAACAGGTCAGGGAGGGGAAGGGTAAAGTTTTAATGATCACTCGGAACCCAAAAGATGTGGCAGTctcttatcatttatttatgACCAAGTTAAATGCTCCCGATTACAGAGGCTCATGGGAAGGATTCCTCAAGTTTTATACTTGTGGGAAAAGTAAGTACAGTAATGTTATATGTGGAAATCGCATACACacaggaaaataaataaaaaaaatatatagttttgtgCAGTTTCCCCAATGACTTGTTTATTTTTCGTAATGGAAAATAGTTTTGTCAGGCATGACTATGAAAGCTGTGTATACAGAAGCTGAATAGGACCACCAAAAAATGAATTGCTTATCAATGAAAAAAACCTTGTAATTACGATAGCAccattaaacattttaataacgAAAATAAAAGCTTCGTTTGTTTCCATTTACAagcaatttattttcatgatgGTCATATTCGGCTTCTGTATTTGTACAATTGGCTGAATGATTTCATCAAAGTATTTTCTCTGGATAAGATCTCAAAGGCAACATACATGGAAGAAGCATAAACGTTGTAAAgtcatataaaacaaaaaagttcactctttatatagaatacaaacCAGTTACTAAGGGACACATGGTCATTTCTGTAAGTGAGTGTTTGTTGTGTAGATGCTTCTCAGTATGCCTCTTGTTGTTTTCTGTTACAAGTGCTGTATGGTTCTTGGTTTGACGCCTTTTTTGCCTGGGAAAAGACCAAAACTACCTACAAAGGCGATAACATCCTATACTTGATATACGAGGAAATGAAACAGGTATGTTTTGGTCAAATGTAATTAGACCTACATAGCCAATAATTTTTCCAGTGAATTTCACTTGAAACTTATTAAAGTAAATTAACGTGAAGATTGTTTTACGTGAAATCCACGTGAATGTAACGTGAAATTCGTGTAACTTgatttatgtataaataatgtGAAGATATATTACCTGCGTACGACAATAGATTTGTAATTCAGCTGAATACTCGCCCCTTTAACAAGTCCTCTAGTATCATTTGCAGACGTGACAAGCGTATGTGGGTGGCTTACAAGACATTGCGTCTTCTGGAACTCCTAGTCTATGTACTATGGCATGCATGCGACGGCATAATAGTTTGAACTATTTTGAACTAAAACTAATAGATTAACATAATTGTCTTAGACACTTGTTTCTATGTTCCTTTATATCGattgtatatgatattgttGTATGAAGACATTAGATAAAAAAAGTTTAACTAATAGTTTGAACAATGGTCTTAACATTCTTCACTGGATAGGGTGTtaaattttacatataattGGAACTTGAATAACCAGCTATGGTCGACTTAGTTTCATCCAGCAGTTATGTTAAGGAGCGTCATAAGGAGTTTGACGGATTCTATAAAgagataaataattaaaaaataaaggcACACTGAAAATGACCCTTTTTGTCAAACCACCTGTTTATTATTCTTTATAAAAAGCTATATTTCACATGTATTGTATTTCATATACCTTACTTTAAAATAACTGCATCTATATTTAGTTTGTATTTGTGTGTAATAGTATGTATGAGTGTATCTATTTATGTAATATGCACATACAACCTAATTAGTTACCTTTCTATGTTTCAATTAAGGaataacttgaatagattttttatgttatggagatctAACACAAAATACTGAGTGTACTTTAAATAAACCTCGAAGCGGTTTAttatgagagtacactcagatttttgtgttatatctccataacataacaaatCTATTcgaattaatccttataattcaatttactaaagattatcttttcaatattcaaaattcattttgggactcttttgtctatgaaatcattacgtcGTCATCTCGGCCAATCAGAatcaacgttacaaacggcaacgccatttttaggtcatctgacccgaagagtcaggatgacctattgtcatcatgcaccgtccgtcgtcgtgcgccgtccgtaaacttttcattcaaacgactccttctcaataaccagaagcCCCAGGGTACTGCTATttgacctgtagcatgctgggatgacgggctaccaagtttgttcaaatgaatgaccttgaccttcattcaaggtcacaggggtcaaataggctaaaatcctttaaacaacatcttgtgaataactaagaagcctagagacctgatattgggtccctgacatgttgggatgaaggctatgaagtttgtttaaatgaacgACCTTAACCAtccttcaaggtcacaggggtcaagaaggctaaaatcattaaacgacttcttctcaagaactagaagccccagggtactgatatgtggcctgtagcatgctgggatgaagggctaccaagtttgttcaaatgaatgaccttgaccttcattcaagttcacaggtgtcaaataggctaaactcatttaaacaacttcttgtgaataactaagaggcctagagacctgatattgggcccctgacatgttgggatgaagggctatgaagtttgttcaaatgaatgaccttgaccttcattcaaggtcacaggggtcaaataggttaaaataatttaaacaacttcttttgaataattaagaggtctagagacctgatattgggcccctgacatgttaggatgaagggctataaagtttcttcaaatgaatgactttgattttcattcaaggtcacaggggtcacaaaagctaaaatctttaaacgacttcttctcaagaaccaaaaggccaaggatactcatattgggcctgtagcatgctgggatgaagggcttccaagtttgttcaaatgaatgaccttgactttcaatcaaggtcacaggggtcaaataggctaaaatctttaaatgacttcttctcatgaaccaaaaggcccatgatactcatattgggcctgcagcatgctggggtgaacggctatcaagtttgttcaaagaaatgaccttgaccttcattcaaggtcacaggggtcaaataggctataatcgtttaatgacttcttctcaagaaccaaaaggcccatgatactcatattgggcctgcagaatgctgggatgaatgactatcaaatttgttcaaataaatgaccttgaccttcattcaaggtcacaggggtcaaataggctaaaatctttaaatgacttctaatcaagaaccagaaggcccaggacactgatattgggcctgtagcatgctgggatgaaaggctatcaaatttcttcaaatgaatgaccttgacattcattcaaggtcacaggggtcaaataggctaaaatctggaaataactttttgtgaataactaagaggcctagagacctgttattgggcctgtgacttgctgggatgaagggctaccatatttgttttttaaaaaatgacattgatcttcattcaagatcacagctggcaaaaatggctaaaatctttaaatgactatgttgtattgtgccaatagtcagatgaccgttaaggcccatgggcctcttgtttccttTATGGgatgataaagtaaatttgtaagccaatgaaaatgctcgtaacaagcaaaattgaattattgttacataattattcatttcaaaatatgtatcACTTTATCCACCGTAGAGAATaatttatataggctttgcctgttattcAATCCTTTCGACTTAACATCTCATTGACATGAAAATGGAAAATGACCCTTTATCCACAGGATCTTCTTTCCAATGTCACAAAGATAGTGACATTTCTCGGAGAATCTCACGACGAGAATTTCCTGAAAGAAGTTACAGAGAGATGTACATTTAAGACAATGGTAAAAACTGTTATGGAGGAAATCAACCCGTCGGATCAGGATTACATACACCAGATGTCAGACGAGAAGAAGCTCCCGATATATCGCAAaggtaacatacatgtatcttatcaGTTGACACGGGACATTACACTTATCAGTTGACACGGGACATTACACTTAAATATGTATACAGGGGAGTGGCTTTCATTGTGTTATTGCTTGAACATAATCTGGGTCATCAAATTGGTCCTTCCTTCGggtgaaataataaaaatgacgAAATTAAACTTATTGAAATTACGTATTTCCCTGAATAGAGAATTAACACCACCGGAATTTCATGAACAAATTTGAACGTTGCGATTCtttgaaatatatgtttttgtagTCATGCGATAAAAGTATCGTGAAGTTGTgctaatttcataaaaaaaattaatgaaacgCTCTCTCTTTCAATTCTAAAGCTCGTAACactcattgaaatatttatcatatacttATATGTGTAACATGCTTTTATGGCACACCCCTTTTGTTTCCAGGAGAAGTTGGAGACTGGAAGAACCATTTCACAATAGCACAAAACGAGTATTTCGATAGGATATATGGTGAGCAGATGAAGAATACGACTTGTACGTTCCAATttgaataagatttttttttatatatacgcAATTTAACAATAAAGATTTTAAACGTGGCTACCTTGTCTGCGAGTTATGAAAACactttaaacattaatttattgCAAAACAACCCGTGCGTAAGAATCTTCTATGCTAAGATGTTAAAATTTCTCTCCCTATGACATACTGTTACATCAATGTAGTgatatgaaaaaagaaattcatgcaattgaaaatgaattgaaatattttagttttagtatggagttatctgcccttgcaggctAGTATTGGTTGTCAGGTCAGGTTAGTGTATGTGTAGTGTCTTATTcttttggagaaaacgacgtgattTTCACTCACAAagcaatgacgtcacaacttacccgcaagggagataattctgtaGTATGCAAAGCCAGAATCATGTTTGTGTGTCGAAGTGTATTAACTATGGTAGCTCTTAGGCATATGTGGGTACGGCTTCATTGGAATTTTACTATAAAAGTTTGAATAAATGACAATAATGGGGTTACCATGGAAGAAATTACAACTACATTCTGATGGTAAAAATACCCCAATCCTATTTTTCATACCTTTGACTGGTTCATAGAAAAGGTTCTGGTAACCGAGTTACTTTAATAACTTGCAacttaaaagataaaatgttattgACAGTTCTGGTGGCAAATGCTATTGCCAtgctatttgaaaaaaaaataccttgGGTTCCATTATTCATTAATAAGATTGTCTTCACACAGATATTATCTAGATTTTGTGAAATGAGCAGAAAATGCTTGCATGttaacattatttgtttcatgaaCTTTGCTTTAACGTTTTTGAGTTTTGACTACGGATTTGCTTTGTTATATTCTTTTATAAATTGTATCCGctatataaatatcacatattCACTACTGCCTCATCAAAATCAGTTTTCTTTACTAAGTTGATTTATCCATGCAACCATTGCCAGTGCGGTAGATTGTAGAACTAGAGACATGAACTAAGAAAACAACGAAATGTTAATTTACTTatctaataataaaaattataaccaAGCATCCTGTAAAGACGACAAAGAATAGATTTATTTGTTGCTTATATCTAATTAGTTATGTAAaagacaatacaacatatactCTGTACAGACACACTGACATTGAATGACATATTGTTATGATATGCTCGAGTTTCACGGGACATATAACATACCAGATGGCCAAATGTCAATCAGTACCCTGGCAAGCCTTCGTAAATTGTTTTACTCTTCAGCTCTCTAATACATCACTTTATTACTAGAAGTCGTTTTAATCATTTATCGGTTTCTCATATTGCTAACCATCCTAAACATTTGTCAAGTAAAAGTCCTTTACATGTTTCTTTAGACATGCCTACAGAATTAACGATTTATCTGAGGCAAAAGCAGCACCAAAAGAAACCTCAGTATTTTAGTCGTTCCCGATTAACTAACCATACTCTAGTAACTCTATTAGTCAGTATCACCTGTATTTAGTGACGTCGATCGAGCAAACGTTTTATCACAGACTGTACACACAAACGGTTTAACCCCAGTATGAAAGATGTGGTGCCTGACTGAAGCAGTGGCCACATTCCTTACACTCGTATCGTTTCTCTCCAGTGTGGGTCAGCAAATGTCTTTCCAAGTGACTTAAATTGTTGAAACTTTTACCACATGTCTCGCATTCATAAGGCTTTTCACTGGTATGTGTCGTTAAATGAGACTGCAATTGATTCTGTCGTTTGAAAATCTTTTCGCAAATATGGCACTTTACTGGTTCCTTGCTCTTTCCTGAATCGTTGGACTCAACACTTAATTCCTGAGCATTTACCGAATCCTTTGGAACTACCATTGAATCCTCATCACCCACTGACTCACTAGGCCCAGGTCTGAATTCATGAACAATCACTGAATCGTTAGTCTCCACTAGTACTATTGAGTCATGTTCATAAGTTGAATCTACCGTGAATTCTTGGTCATCCACCGACACGCTAGGCTCAGATTTTAATTCCTGGTCAATCACTGAATAATTAG
The Argopecten irradians isolate NY chromosome 9, Ai_NY, whole genome shotgun sequence DNA segment above includes these coding regions:
- the LOC138332274 gene encoding amine sulfotransferase-like isoform X1 — translated: MCEWIEETDSDGNCLKTKKYNGKYFASIVPGNIKDHLERLDKMEVRDDDTFVLSYPKSGTHWVFTIGSMLRTGKSQYMGSPYFLDYNEVDFLDKLPSPRVFGSHLTFDELPQQVREGKGKVLMITRNPKDVAVSYHLFMTKLNAPDYRGSWEGFLKFYTCGKMLYGSWFDAFFAWEKTKTTYKGDNILYLIYEEMKQDLLSNVTKIVTFLGESHDENFLKEVTERCTFKTMVKTVMEEINPSDQDYIHQMSDEKKLPIYRKGEVGDWKNHFTIAQNEYFDRIYGEQMKNTTCTFQFE
- the LOC138332276 gene encoding zinc finger protein 394-like; this translates as MRTKKLKVEMNDSMIGQESTAESYGSGMDHGLPSEHNDLLELQETTVELNDSVNGHELKSEPSETMNCQQSTFESNYSVIDQELKSEPSVSVDDQEFTVDSTYEHDSIVLVETNDSVIVHEFRPGPSESVGDEDSMVVPKDSVNAQELSVESNDSGKSKEPVKCHICEKIFKRQNQLQSHLTTHTSEKPYECETCGKSFNNLSHLERHLLTHTGEKRYECKECGHCFSQAPHLSYWG
- the LOC138332274 gene encoding amine sulfotransferase-like isoform X2 → MCEWIEETDSDGNCLKTKKYNGKYFASIVPGNIKDHLERLDKMEVRDDDTFVLSYPKSGTHWVFTIGSMLRTGKSQYMGSPYFLDYNEVDFLDKLPSPRVFGSHLTFDELPQQVREGKGKVLMITRNPKDVAVSYHLFMTKLNAPDYRGSWEGFLKFYTCGKMLYGSWFDAFFAWEKTKTTYKGDNILYLIYEEMKQDLLSNVTKIVTFLGESHDENFLKEVTERCTFKTMVKTVMEEINPSDQDYIHQMSDEKKLPIYRKEVGDWKNHFTIAQNEYFDRIYGEQMKNTTCTFQFE